In Halorhabdus rudnickae, the following proteins share a genomic window:
- a CDS encoding aspartate aminotransferase family protein, with amino-acid sequence MSGFVFSEKPIQIESGDGTVVYDDAGTEYLDMGASYACVPLGHSHEAVDSAAKEQIEDLTYVQASYPVETRTNLYDTLAVAAPGDIDNVWLCNSGTEANEAALKFARSATGDSKIVATMQGFHGRTMGALATTWKDKYKKPYEPLIGDVEFVPYDDSEALAEAVDDETAAVIMEPIQGEGGIHPASTEYLKAARELTEEAGAALIFDEVQTGMGRTGALWACEQAGVVPDMLTAAKGLANGFPMGATLVKDWIAENYGSHASTFSGGPVVSAAAEATVSTLVEDDIPNHAAEVGEYLRGQLREELGDSAREIRGEGLMIGVEIKRGANRVLKDLALNHQVLALPAGRTVVRLLPPLIVDEDQADAVVAALSEAID; translated from the coding sequence ATGAGCGGATTCGTATTTTCCGAGAAGCCGATTCAGATCGAGAGCGGTGATGGCACCGTCGTCTACGACGACGCGGGCACAGAGTATCTGGACATGGGCGCGAGTTACGCCTGCGTCCCGCTGGGGCACAGCCACGAGGCCGTCGATTCGGCCGCCAAAGAGCAGATCGAGGACCTGACCTACGTCCAGGCGTCCTATCCCGTCGAGACCCGGACGAACCTATACGACACCCTCGCGGTCGCAGCGCCGGGCGACATCGACAACGTCTGGCTGTGCAACTCGGGCACGGAGGCCAACGAGGCGGCACTGAAGTTCGCCCGGAGCGCCACCGGCGACTCGAAGATCGTCGCCACGATGCAGGGCTTTCATGGCCGGACGATGGGCGCGCTGGCGACCACCTGGAAGGACAAGTACAAGAAGCCCTACGAGCCGCTGATCGGCGACGTGGAGTTCGTCCCCTACGACGACAGCGAGGCGCTCGCCGAGGCCGTCGACGATGAGACGGCCGCCGTCATCATGGAGCCGATCCAGGGCGAGGGCGGGATTCATCCCGCTTCGACCGAGTATCTGAAGGCGGCCCGCGAGCTCACCGAGGAGGCCGGCGCGGCGCTGATCTTCGACGAAGTCCAGACCGGCATGGGTCGGACTGGGGCGCTGTGGGCCTGCGAGCAGGCTGGTGTGGTTCCCGATATGCTTACGGCCGCGAAAGGGCTCGCCAACGGTTTCCCGATGGGTGCGACACTCGTCAAGGACTGGATCGCCGAGAACTACGGCTCTCACGCCTCGACGTTCTCCGGTGGCCCAGTCGTCTCGGCCGCGGCAGAGGCGACGGTTTCGACGCTCGTCGAAGACGATATTCCGAATCATGCCGCTGAAGTCGGTGAGTACCTTCGCGGTCAACTTCGTGAGGAACTCGGTGACAGCGCCCGAGAGATCCGTGGCGAGGGACTCATGATCGGCGTCGAGATCAAACGCGGAGCCAATCGCGTCCTCAAGGATCTCGCCTTGAACCATCAGGTGCTGGCGCTGCCGGCCGGTCGGACGGTCGTGCGGTTGCTCCCGCCGCTGATCGTCGACGAGGATCAAGCTGATGCGGTCGTCGCGGCGCTGTCGGAGGCGATCGACTGA
- a CDS encoding acetylglutamate/acetylaminoadipate kinase codes for MTVVVKVGGARAVDPEGALADVADLVADGEDIVVVHGGSTAVDETLERMGIEPEYVETPSGVVGRFTDAETMEVFEMVFGHLNTQLVAGLQSQGVDAVGLNGVDGKLLAGPRKSAVRILEDGKRKIKRGDHSGTIKKVNDELLYTLLDNGYTPVAGPPMAGKDGDEWLAVNTDADRSAAAIAGALDATLILLTDVDGVYADPDDPATLIESVETGEDWKALEDAAEGFMERKIMAAEEALDGGAPEVVVADANAEAPISSALEGSGTHVHETAIETEEDT; via the coding sequence ATGACGGTGGTTGTCAAAGTCGGCGGCGCTCGCGCCGTCGACCCCGAGGGCGCGCTGGCTGACGTGGCCGATCTGGTCGCGGATGGCGAGGATATCGTCGTCGTCCACGGCGGCTCGACCGCGGTCGACGAGACGCTCGAACGCATGGGAATCGAACCGGAATACGTCGAAACACCCTCCGGCGTCGTCGGGCGGTTCACCGACGCGGAGACCATGGAGGTCTTCGAGATGGTCTTTGGCCACCTCAACACGCAACTGGTCGCGGGATTACAGAGTCAGGGCGTCGACGCGGTCGGACTCAACGGGGTCGACGGGAAACTCCTGGCCGGCCCCCGCAAGTCGGCCGTTCGTATTTTGGAGGACGGCAAGCGCAAGATCAAGCGCGGCGACCACTCGGGCACTATCAAGAAAGTCAACGACGAGCTGCTGTATACGTTGTTAGACAATGGATACACGCCGGTTGCTGGACCACCGATGGCCGGCAAAGATGGTGATGAGTGGCTGGCTGTGAACACCGACGCCGACCGCTCCGCGGCGGCGATCGCCGGAGCACTCGACGCGACCCTCATCCTGCTGACCGACGTCGACGGCGTCTACGCCGATCCCGACGATCCGGCGACGCTGATCGAGTCAGTCGAGACGGGCGAGGACTGGAAGGCACTCGAAGACGCCGCCGAGGGGTTCATGGAACGGAAGATCATGGCTGCCGAGGAGGCGCTTGACGGCGGGGCACCCGAGGTCGTCGTCGCTGACGCCAACGCCGAGGCACCGATCAGTAGTGCTCTCGAAGGCAGTGGTACACACGTTCACGAGACAGCGATCGAGACGGAGGAAGACACATGA
- the argC gene encoding N-acetyl-gamma-glutamyl-phosphate reductase, translating into MSANEGEPTLSASVVGASGFTGGELLRLLAGHPDFEIIQATSRSKANKTIGHTHPNLRGLDLRFSSPEDLESVDVLFAATPHGVSMEQIDAFQDAADTVVDLSADFRLESEAQYDEWYDGHSRPELLDESEYALPELNRENLPGAGLIASGGCNATATILGLLPLFEGSVLSGDEQIVIDVKVGSSEGGAGGGEASSHPERSGVVRPYAPTGHRHEAEIEQFLGTNVSFTVHAVEMIRGASATIHVFPEEPVSKGDLWGAYRGAYEDEPFVRMVAGGGGVYRYPEPKAVAGSNYAEVGFELDPGNKRVVVFSAIDNMMKGSAGQAVHAANIALGLEETAGLDFAGMHPVGSP; encoded by the coding sequence ATGTCCGCGAACGAAGGCGAACCGACCCTTTCGGCTTCCGTTGTCGGCGCGAGCGGCTTTACCGGCGGCGAACTCCTGCGGTTGCTCGCCGGCCATCCCGACTTCGAGATCATCCAGGCGACCAGCCGCTCGAAGGCAAACAAGACGATCGGGCACACCCACCCGAACCTCCGGGGGCTCGACCTTCGCTTTAGCTCCCCGGAAGACCTCGAATCCGTGGACGTGCTGTTCGCGGCGACGCCACACGGCGTCTCGATGGAGCAGATCGACGCCTTTCAGGACGCTGCCGACACCGTGGTCGACCTCTCGGCGGACTTCCGCCTGGAGAGCGAAGCGCAGTACGACGAGTGGTACGATGGCCATTCGCGTCCCGAGTTGCTGGACGAATCCGAGTACGCGCTGCCGGAACTCAACCGCGAGAACCTGCCCGGAGCGGGCCTGATCGCTTCGGGGGGATGCAACGCCACGGCGACGATCCTAGGACTGCTCCCGCTGTTCGAAGGGAGCGTGCTCTCCGGGGACGAACAGATCGTCATCGACGTGAAAGTCGGCTCCAGCGAGGGTGGGGCTGGTGGCGGCGAAGCCTCCAGCCATCCCGAGCGCTCGGGCGTCGTCCGTCCCTACGCGCCGACGGGTCACCGTCACGAGGCCGAGATCGAGCAGTTCCTCGGGACGAACGTCTCCTTTACGGTCCACGCAGTGGAAATGATCCGCGGTGCGAGCGCGACGATCCACGTCTTCCCCGAGGAACCGGTCTCGAAGGGTGACCTCTGGGGAGCCTACCGCGGTGCCTACGAGGACGAACCGTTCGTCCGGATGGTCGCCGGGGGCGGTGGCGTCTATCGCTACCCCGAACCGAAAGCCGTTGCTGGCTCGAACTATGCCGAGGTCGGCTTCGAGCTCGATCCCGGCAACAAACGCGTCGTGGTCTTCTCGGCCATCGACAACATGATGAAAGGCTCGGCCGGCCAGGCCGTCCACGCGGCCAACATCGCGCTGGGCCTGGAAGAGACGGCCGGGCTGGACTTCGCGGGGATGCACCCGGTGGGGTCGCCATGA
- the lysX gene encoding lysine biosynthesis protein LysX has translation MNVGILYSRIRQDEKLLLSELRERDHDVTKIDVRKQRFGLDSAPEAFEDVDVVLDRCLATSRSLYATEFLNAYDIPVVNSHETAETCADKVTNSLALEQAGVPTPTTEVAFTKDTALEIIEDFGYPCVLKPVIGSWGRLMAKIDTKDAAEAILEHKATLGHYEHKVFYVQEFVEKPGRDIRVLATDGEPVGAMVRSSDHWLTNAAKGAETDPFELDERARELVAEASEAVGGGLLGIDLMETGEDEDGDPTGYTVHEVNHTVEFKALNDAVETDVPGQVVDWLETKAGVNE, from the coding sequence ATGAACGTCGGGATCCTCTATTCGCGCATCCGCCAGGACGAGAAGCTGCTCCTCTCGGAACTGCGCGAGCGTGACCACGACGTGACGAAAATCGACGTGCGAAAACAGCGCTTCGGCCTCGATTCAGCCCCCGAAGCGTTCGAAGACGTGGACGTCGTGCTCGATCGCTGTCTGGCGACCAGTCGGAGCCTCTACGCGACGGAGTTCCTGAACGCCTACGACATTCCGGTGGTCAACAGCCACGAGACGGCCGAGACCTGTGCCGATAAGGTAACCAACAGCCTCGCACTTGAGCAGGCCGGCGTTCCGACCCCCACAACGGAGGTCGCGTTCACTAAGGACACGGCCCTGGAGATCATCGAGGACTTCGGGTACCCCTGCGTGCTCAAGCCTGTCATCGGCTCGTGGGGCCGTCTGATGGCCAAAATCGACACCAAGGACGCCGCCGAGGCCATCCTCGAACACAAGGCGACGCTTGGCCACTACGAGCACAAGGTCTTCTACGTCCAGGAGTTCGTCGAGAAACCGGGCCGGGACATCCGCGTGCTTGCGACCGACGGCGAGCCGGTCGGGGCGATGGTCCGCTCCTCGGATCACTGGCTGACCAACGCCGCGAAAGGGGCCGAGACCGACCCCTTCGAACTCGACGAGCGCGCCCGCGAACTCGTCGCCGAAGCCAGCGAGGCCGTCGGCGGCGGGCTGTTGGGTATTGACCTGATGGAGACAGGAGAAGATGAAGACGGGGACCCAACCGGCTACACCGTCCACGAGGTCAACCACACCGTCGAGTTCAAGGCGCTGAACGACGCCGTCGAGACCGACGTCCCCGGTCAGGTCGTCGACTGGCTGGAGACGAAAGCGGGGGTGAACGAGTGA
- the argH gene encoding argininosuccinate lyase, with protein MSEEPTANGAGDDDTGNEGVVRRERFSGGPARGFLSSLAADRRIFAADLAVDRAHVVMLAEQDIVDDGTAGEILTALEEIEDAGHDALPDGEDVHEAIETAVIDRVGLDGGRMHTARSRNDEVATCIRYRLREDLLDAIETTLEARGALIETAEAERETVMPGFTHLQPAQPTTVAHWALSYERALARETARLIDAYDRTNQSPLGAAAFAGTPFDVERERTAALLGFAGTMDNAMDAVSARDFLVESTAALATLATTLSGLAEDIVIYANKGFVEVDDAYASTSSIMPQKKNPDTLELVRARAGDAAAGLNGLLNTLKGLPRAYNRDLQRAGGHAWRAIDGVSEATEVAAGAIATADWNDEALAAAAGEGFSTATGVADALAMAGVPFRTAHEVVASTAEAAGDDGDFEALDAAARDVLDASLTEYVDRQTIESALDPGQSVASRDSAGGPAPEAVADQIAAARTDHDADSDTLAERRAAIADAVESLQAEVETYV; from the coding sequence ATGAGCGAGGAACCCACGGCCAACGGTGCAGGCGACGACGATACCGGGAACGAGGGCGTCGTCCGCCGAGAGCGCTTCAGCGGCGGCCCCGCCCGGGGGTTCCTCTCGTCGCTCGCCGCTGATCGGCGCATCTTCGCCGCAGACCTCGCGGTCGATCGCGCCCACGTCGTCATGCTCGCCGAACAGGACATCGTCGACGACGGGACGGCTGGAGAGATCCTGACTGCCCTCGAAGAGATTGAAGACGCGGGCCACGATGCACTCCCCGACGGCGAGGACGTTCACGAGGCGATCGAGACAGCCGTCATCGATCGCGTCGGTCTCGACGGTGGCCGGATGCACACCGCCCGCTCGCGCAACGACGAGGTGGCGACCTGTATTCGCTACCGCCTGCGTGAGGACCTGCTCGACGCGATCGAGACGACACTCGAAGCGCGTGGCGCCCTGATCGAGACCGCCGAGGCCGAGCGCGAGACGGTCATGCCGGGATTCACCCACCTCCAGCCGGCCCAGCCGACGACCGTCGCCCACTGGGCGCTCTCCTACGAGCGCGCGCTCGCTCGCGAGACGGCCCGCCTGATCGACGCCTACGACCGCACGAACCAGTCGCCACTGGGGGCGGCGGCCTTCGCGGGGACGCCATTCGATGTCGAGCGCGAGCGCACGGCCGCGTTGCTGGGCTTTGCGGGAACGATGGACAACGCGATGGACGCCGTCTCGGCGCGGGACTTCCTCGTCGAGTCGACGGCCGCGCTGGCGACTCTCGCCACGACGCTTTCGGGACTGGCCGAGGACATCGTGATCTACGCGAACAAAGGATTCGTCGAAGTCGACGACGCCTACGCATCGACCTCCTCGATCATGCCCCAGAAGAAAAATCCCGACACGCTCGAACTCGTCCGTGCGCGGGCGGGCGATGCCGCGGCAGGTCTCAACGGTCTGCTGAATACGCTAAAGGGGCTGCCGCGGGCATACAACCGCGACCTCCAGCGTGCTGGCGGGCACGCCTGGCGGGCGATCGACGGCGTCAGCGAGGCGACCGAAGTCGCGGCTGGTGCGATCGCGACCGCCGACTGGAACGACGAGGCCCTGGCGGCCGCAGCGGGCGAGGGCTTTTCGACCGCGACGGGCGTCGCCGACGCGCTGGCGATGGCCGGCGTCCCCTTCCGGACGGCCCACGAAGTCGTCGCCAGCACAGCAGAGGCAGCAGGCGACGATGGGGACTTCGAGGCGCTGGACGCCGCCGCGCGTGACGTACTCGATGCATCGCTGACCGAGTACGTCGACCGCCAGACGATCGAATCAGCGCTCGATCCCGGCCAGAGCGTTGCCAGTCGCGACTCGGCTGGCGGTCCGGCACCCGAGGCCGTCGCCGACCAGATCGCGGCTGCACGGACGGACCACGACGCCGACAGCGATACGCTGGCAGAGCGCCGGGCGGCCATCGCGGACGCGGTCGAGAGCTTGCAGGCAGAGGTGGAGACGTATGTCTGA
- a CDS encoding argininosuccinate synthase — MPQQDGNGTVALAFSGGLDTTVCVPLLKEEYGYDDVIGVTVDVGQPDYEFDEAEETAEALGLDHYVVDATEEFADLCLSAVEANADYQGYPLGTALARPVIAEAIADVAKEQGCSALAHGCTGKGNDQLRFEAVWRDTDMDVIAPIRELGLTREWENEYAEEKGLPVEGGAGGRYSIDTNLWSRSIEGSELEDPATIPEDDIYLWTENPSGKTAELVEITFEDGTAVGVDGEELGSVELIEELNERAGAHGIGRTDMMEDRMLGLKVRENYEHPAATVLLTAHEALEGLVLTQEERQFKTTIDQRWAEKAYEGLIDAPLMDALEGFIEETQSRVTGTVTVKLEGGHCRAVSRESAYSVYSESAASFNEEAVTGSITQEDATGVAKYHGFQSRLANRVTESLSDED, encoded by the coding sequence ATGCCACAACAGGACGGAAACGGAACGGTCGCGCTTGCCTTCTCGGGCGGGCTCGACACCACAGTCTGCGTACCGCTGCTCAAGGAAGAATACGGCTACGACGACGTCATCGGCGTCACGGTCGACGTCGGCCAGCCCGACTACGAGTTCGACGAGGCCGAGGAGACCGCCGAAGCGCTTGGCCTCGATCACTACGTCGTCGATGCGACCGAGGAGTTCGCTGACCTCTGTCTGTCCGCCGTCGAGGCCAACGCCGACTACCAGGGCTACCCGCTGGGGACCGCGCTCGCCCGGCCGGTTATCGCCGAAGCGATCGCCGACGTCGCCAAAGAGCAAGGGTGCAGCGCCCTCGCTCACGGCTGTACCGGGAAGGGCAACGATCAGTTGCGCTTCGAGGCAGTCTGGCGTGACACCGATATGGACGTCATCGCGCCGATCCGCGAACTCGGGCTCACCCGCGAATGGGAGAACGAGTACGCCGAGGAGAAAGGCCTGCCCGTCGAGGGCGGGGCCGGCGGTCGGTACTCCATCGACACGAACCTCTGGAGTCGCTCGATCGAGGGCTCGGAACTCGAAGACCCCGCGACGATTCCCGAGGACGACATCTACCTTTGGACCGAGAATCCCTCGGGCAAGACGGCCGAACTCGTCGAAATCACCTTCGAGGACGGCACCGCCGTCGGCGTCGACGGAGAAGAACTCGGTTCGGTCGAACTCATCGAAGAGCTCAACGAGCGCGCCGGTGCCCACGGGATCGGTCGGACGGACATGATGGAAGACCGGATGCTCGGCCTGAAGGTCCGCGAGAACTACGAGCACCCCGCCGCGACGGTCCTGCTGACCGCCCACGAGGCCCTGGAAGGACTCGTGCTCACCCAGGAGGAGCGCCAGTTCAAGACCACGATCGACCAGCGCTGGGCCGAGAAGGCCTACGAGGGGCTCATCGACGCGCCGTTGATGGATGCCCTCGAAGGATTCATCGAGGAAACCCAGTCCCGCGTGACTGGGACGGTCACGGTCAAGCTTGAGGGGGGCCATTGCCGCGCAGTCTCGCGTGAATCGGCGTACTCGGTGTACAGCGAGTCGGCAGCCTCGTTCAACGAGGAGGCCGTCACCGGGAGCATTACCCAGGAAGACGCCACAGGCGTCGCGAAGTACCACGGGTTCCAGTCGCGTCTGGCCAATCGCGTCACGGAATCGCTGTCCGACGAGGACTGA
- a CDS encoding DUF7554 family protein, which produces MSLDVEDLLKIVLVLVLVWIIIEIITEVLGWFAALLSLFRPLLGLIIVVLIVLWLLDRI; this is translated from the coding sequence ATGAGCCTCGACGTTGAAGACCTGCTGAAGATCGTCCTCGTGTTGGTCCTGGTCTGGATCATCATCGAGATTATCACCGAAGTACTCGGATGGTTCGCCGCTCTCCTCAGTCTGTTCCGCCCGCTGCTCGGACTGATAATCGTTGTCCTGATCGTGCTGTGGTTGCTCGATCGGATCTGA
- a CDS encoding 2'-5' RNA ligase family protein produces the protein MYSLNVPVPSSVARLASELAREVPRARERTRGEHTLVLKRLGQDRSVPRLTARLREYLDGQPAFEARVTGIDHFAEATSGPSPVVYLAVESPELRRIHERLLEVFPPVEGMEGDGYVPHVTIARGGDRESMARLTERSIEPITWTVTRLTVRDARRGEPASSVSLPA, from the coding sequence GTGTACAGTCTGAACGTCCCGGTCCCCTCCTCGGTCGCCCGACTGGCGAGCGAGTTGGCTCGGGAGGTGCCACGGGCCCGAGAACGAACCCGCGGCGAGCACACGCTGGTGCTCAAACGGCTCGGTCAGGATCGGTCCGTGCCACGACTGACAGCCCGACTTCGCGAGTATCTCGACGGCCAACCCGCTTTCGAGGCGCGAGTGACCGGGATCGATCACTTCGCCGAAGCGACGAGCGGCCCCTCTCCAGTCGTCTACCTCGCCGTCGAGAGTCCGGAACTTCGCCGCATTCACGAGCGACTTCTTGAGGTGTTCCCGCCGGTCGAAGGCATGGAGGGCGACGGATACGTCCCACACGTCACGATCGCACGGGGTGGCGATCGCGAGTCGATGGCCCGCCTCACAGAGCGCTCGATCGAGCCGATCACCTGGACGGTGACGCGACTCACCGTCCGTGACGCCCGACGCGGAGAGCCTGCCAGTAGCGTTTCGCTGCCGGCCTGA
- a CDS encoding CBS domain-containing protein produces MRRFRIGSAFGIPIQLDLTFLLVLPLFAWLIGAQVGQSVELMNEVWGAGIPVEPLSSGQLPWLLGVAAAVGLFVCVVLHELGHSLVAMRFGFPISSITLWLFGGIAQLDEMPEDWQKELFIALAGPIVSAALAGLSYTGFRLVPTGEAVGIASVKFLLGYLALMNIVLAAFNMMPGFPMDGGRVLRALLARTRPYARATQLAAEVGKLFALLLGLFGLFGGGGPFLIAIAFFIYIGASGEAQMTTMKAAFEGVTVRDVMTPVDHIQTVDPELSVAELMELMFRERHTGFPVVENDAVVGLVTLEDARAVREIEREAFRTEEVMTTDLKAIHPDENAMTALTQMQENNIGRLIVMEDDEFVGLITRSDLMTALSIIKESGRNSVRSGQSLGNGRPTTVSQEDGQKASQEDRRFED; encoded by the coding sequence ATGCGACGTTTCCGGATCGGCAGCGCGTTCGGGATCCCGATACAGCTGGATCTAACGTTCCTGCTCGTGCTCCCGCTTTTTGCCTGGCTCATCGGCGCACAGGTCGGGCAGTCCGTCGAGCTGATGAACGAGGTCTGGGGGGCCGGTATCCCCGTCGAACCGCTGTCCAGCGGCCAACTCCCGTGGCTGCTCGGGGTCGCGGCAGCCGTCGGGCTGTTCGTCTGTGTCGTCCTCCACGAACTGGGCCACTCCCTGGTGGCGATGCGTTTTGGCTTCCCGATCTCCTCGATCACGCTGTGGCTGTTCGGCGGGATCGCCCAGCTTGACGAGATGCCCGAAGACTGGCAGAAGGAACTGTTCATCGCGCTCGCTGGGCCAATCGTCAGCGCCGCCCTTGCGGGACTTTCGTACACTGGGTTCCGGCTCGTCCCCACGGGCGAGGCTGTCGGGATCGCCTCGGTGAAGTTCCTACTCGGATATCTCGCGCTGATGAACATCGTGTTGGCAGCCTTCAATATGATGCCGGGGTTCCCGATGGACGGCGGACGCGTCCTCCGGGCGTTGCTGGCTCGCACCCGTCCCTACGCCCGGGCGACCCAGCTTGCCGCCGAGGTCGGCAAGCTCTTTGCCCTCCTGTTGGGTCTGTTCGGCCTGTTCGGCGGGGGTGGACCCTTCCTGATCGCTATCGCCTTCTTCATCTACATCGGCGCCTCGGGCGAGGCCCAGATGACGACGATGAAAGCCGCCTTCGAGGGCGTGACGGTCAGGGACGTGATGACGCCAGTCGATCACATCCAGACGGTCGATCCCGAGCTGTCGGTCGCGGAGTTGATGGAGCTGATGTTCCGTGAGCGTCACACCGGCTTTCCCGTCGTCGAGAACGACGCGGTCGTCGGGCTGGTCACTCTCGAGGACGCCCGCGCAGTCCGGGAGATCGAACGCGAGGCCTTCAGGACCGAGGAGGTGATGACGACGGATCTGAAAGCGATCCATCCCGACGAGAACGCCATGACGGCTCTGACGCAGATGCAAGAGAACAACATCGGCCGACTGATCGTCATGGAAGACGACGAGTTCGTCGGACTGATCACGCGCTCGGACCTCATGACGGCACTTTCCATCATCAAGGAGAGTGGCCGAAACTCCGTGCGGAGCGGACAGTCCCTGGGTAACGGCCGACCGACGACGGTGTCCCAAGAGGACGGACAGAAAGCGAGTCAGGAAGACCGCCGCTTCGAGGACTGA
- a CDS encoding DEAD/DEAH box helicase has product MSEQLAAVDTLFLHEDGEDFQVVVQRDGQRMLGGRLEVKQTDAGPRPARLRVQRGSQEDLRSPDQFVELARRAERIRVSEQTSRRGRRVAREMLDAYQLDAKVVRTCRYCASAGEYSPITSETAIEADGEDICPDCAIAELERELAYHGDVTGTARDRLEELLLEVQDLERIKNLLSGELDPELTKFDEISATVEDVDLVPTDSLNLHPGMQQKLESQFDELLPVQSLAVEHGVTEGQDQLVVSATATGKTLIGEMAGIDRVLNGDGKMLFLVPLVALANQKYQDFQEEYGDIVDVSLRVGSSRIRGEGGGFDPSADVIVGTYEGIDHALRVGHNLGHIGTVVIDEVHTLGEGERGHRLDGLISRLKHYCEEGGQTAARDGRGGEVTDPGDTQWIYLSATVGNPGSLAESLGAQLIEFEERPVPIERHVTFADDYEKVDIENKLVRRAFDSKSSKGYRGQTIIFTNSRRRCHEISRRLEYSSAPYHAGLDNSRRGKVESMFADQELAAVVTTAALAAGVDFPASQVIFDSLAMGIEWLTVQEFSQMLGRAGRPDYHDKGTVYLLVEPDGVYHNSQEMTEDEVAFKLLKGEMEPVTNRYDESAAVEETLANVVVGGSATKRLNDRMLGEVPTKHALGKLLEYEFIDGLDPTPMGRAVTRHFLSPDRAFLLLDGIRKGEDPFDIVSAVELADEEL; this is encoded by the coding sequence GTGTCCGAGCAGCTTGCGGCCGTCGATACGCTGTTCCTCCACGAGGACGGCGAGGATTTCCAGGTGGTCGTCCAGCGGGACGGACAGCGAATGCTGGGCGGTCGCCTCGAAGTCAAACAGACCGACGCCGGTCCTCGACCCGCCCGCCTGCGGGTCCAGCGGGGGAGCCAGGAGGATCTGCGCAGCCCCGATCAGTTCGTCGAACTCGCCCGGCGAGCCGAGCGTATCCGCGTCTCCGAACAGACATCTCGTCGCGGGCGACGCGTCGCCCGCGAGATGCTCGACGCCTATCAACTGGACGCGAAGGTCGTCCGGACCTGCCGGTACTGTGCCTCTGCGGGGGAGTACTCGCCGATAACGAGCGAAACAGCCATCGAGGCCGACGGCGAGGACATCTGTCCGGACTGTGCGATCGCCGAACTCGAACGCGAACTCGCCTATCACGGTGACGTGACGGGGACGGCCCGCGATCGGCTGGAGGAGCTACTACTCGAAGTGCAAGACCTCGAACGCATCAAGAACCTCCTCTCGGGCGAACTCGACCCAGAACTCACCAAGTTCGACGAGATCAGCGCAACCGTCGAGGACGTCGACCTCGTCCCGACGGATTCGTTGAATCTCCATCCGGGGATGCAACAAAAGCTCGAATCGCAGTTCGACGAACTCCTGCCGGTCCAGAGCCTCGCCGTCGAGCACGGCGTCACCGAGGGCCAGGATCAACTGGTCGTTTCCGCGACCGCGACCGGCAAGACGCTGATCGGCGAGATGGCCGGAATCGACCGCGTGCTCAACGGGGACGGCAAGATGCTGTTTCTGGTCCCGCTCGTGGCGCTGGCTAACCAGAAGTACCAGGACTTCCAAGAGGAGTACGGCGACATCGTCGACGTGAGTCTTCGGGTGGGATCGAGCCGTATCCGTGGCGAGGGCGGCGGATTCGACCCGAGCGCAGACGTGATCGTCGGCACCTACGAAGGGATCGACCACGCCCTGCGGGTCGGCCACAACCTCGGTCATATCGGGACAGTCGTCATCGACGAGGTTCACACCCTCGGCGAGGGCGAGCGCGGCCACCGCCTGGACGGCCTCATTTCACGGCTGAAGCACTACTGCGAAGAAGGCGGGCAGACGGCAGCGCGTGACGGTCGCGGCGGTGAGGTGACTGATCCTGGCGACACTCAGTGGATCTATCTTTCGGCGACCGTCGGCAATCCGGGGTCGCTCGCGGAGTCGCTGGGCGCCCAACTCATCGAGTTCGAGGAACGGCCCGTGCCGATCGAGCGCCACGTCACGTTCGCCGACGACTACGAGAAAGTCGACATCGAGAACAAGCTCGTCAGACGGGCTTTCGACTCGAAATCCTCGAAAGGATATCGCGGCCAGACGATCATCTTCACCAACTCCCGGCGGCGGTGTCACGAGATCTCCCGCCGGCTGGAGTACTCCTCGGCGCCCTACCACGCCGGCCTGGACAACAGTCGACGCGGCAAAGTTGAGTCGATGTTCGCCGACCAGGAACTGGCTGCAGTCGTCACCACGGCGGCGCTGGCGGCGGGCGTCGACTTCCCGGCGTCGCAGGTGATCTTCGACTCGCTGGCGATGGGCATCGAGTGGTTGACCGTTCAGGAGTTCTCCCAGATGCTCGGGCGAGCGGGCCGGCCCGATTACCACGACAAGGGGACGGTCTACCTGCTGGTCGAACCCGACGGGGTCTATCACAACAGTCAGGAGATGACCGAAGATGAGGTCGCATTCAAGCTCCTGAAAGGAGAGATGGAACCTGTCACAAACCGCTACGACGAGAGCGCGGCGGTCGAGGAGACGCTGGCGAACGTCGTCGTCGGGGGGAGCGCTACAAAGCGCCTCAACGACCGGATGCTCGGCGAGGTGCCGACCAAACACGCCCTCGGGAAACTTCTGGAGTACGAGTTCATCGACGGACTGGACCCGACGCCGATGGGCCGAGCCGTGACGCGACACTTCCTCTCGCCCGATAGAGCGTTCCTGTTGCTCGACGGCATCCGGAAGGGCGAGGATCCGTTCGATATCGTCTCGGCGGTCGAGCTCGCCGACGAGGAGCTATAA